In Rhodopirellula sp. P2, the DNA window AGTGCAGTGTTCCTGACGTCTTGCAAACCCCGCCCGTGAAACGGGAGGGGTCGGAAAGCGAGCGTTCAGCGAGATTTCCGGGGGAGGGCAGTCCGCGCCCATTCCCTGCTCGGCCCTCACCCTCGCGTACGCCTGAACGGCGTCGCTCGACCTCTCCCCAAACTGCGTTTCAGGAGAGGTGCGCCGCGTGAAAACCCGCTAAAACGCGGCCTCGATAAACGCCACGACCTTGCAACGGGCGGGGTTGCTAAGACGTTCCGAGCACGCCTCAAATGGCCAACGTCCCAATCCATCCCTTCGACAGACCTACTTCAATTCGCGAATTTGGATGTCACGCCAGCGGACTTCGAACGGGCCGGTGCCGGCCTTGATGCCGTGAACCTGCAACCCGAGGAATCCGTTGGTGGAGGACTCGGGGTCTTGGATGTCGCTGATCTTTTGATCGCCGATCCAAACTTGAATCCGGTTGCCTTGGGCTCGCACGAGATAGCGATTGAACTGATTGTTCTTGTACGCGTCCTTGATCGGCTGCTCCTTCGTGATCCATCCGCGTCCGGTGGCTTCGGAGTAGATGTAACCGGCTTCACCAGGAGCGGATTCAATTTCGACCTGGGGACCGTAGACTCGTCCGCCCTTTTCGCGAGACTGGGAACGAATTTGAACACCGCTGTTGAGACCTTCGTCCACGTTGACTTCGAACGTCAGCTCAAAGTTGCCGTAGTTCTCGTTGCTGCACAAGAACGAGTTCGGGCTGCCTTCTGAGGTCGTGCCGACAACCGCGCCGTCTTCGACTCGGTACTTGGCGGTTCCGTTCTTGCGGTTCCATCCGTCCAGGCTCTTTCCATCGAACAACGACTTCCAACCGTCCGCTTTCAAATCAGGTGCGGCATCAAAGTTGACGTTGCCGTTCGATGTGGCAGCTTTTCCATCGCCCTCGACTTCGGATGCCTGGGCGGGATCGCCTGTCGCGGCTTCGTCGCTGCCCATTTTGGCAGCGGAAACGGCAGGCAGGGTAACGTTGCCGGTGGCGGCCCACTCCGTGCCGCGACGCAGCGAGGTTTGAAACGCCAGCCCCTTGATGGCAGGAACATCGTGTCCGAGCGTCGTGTGGAAGACACGGCCCTTTCCAAATTCGATCGTCATCAGGATGGGCTCATGCTCTCCCGTGCCGCCCGTTGCAGGGTTGCTGTAAGCGGTCGCCAACACGTTCATGTTCTCGGCCGGGCCGCGCAGTTTGCCGTACAGTTCATCGGCGACTTGCAGGAACGACTTGGGCAATCCAGCAGTGATGGGGTGCGAAGCATCGCGGACAACCATCATGAACGGCACGCGTTTGCCGTGCTGGCCGCCGCCGCCCTTGGACATGTCCCGCGTGAATTTCTTTTGGTCTTCTTTCCAACGGACATACGGACCATCCTTTTCGTTCCGACCGCCCCAGCCGCCCACGCCGATCATGCGGTTGTAGGCATCCCAGTGGGGGAATGAATTGTCGGCCGCGTGAACGGTCACGAATCCGCCGCCGTCACCGACGTAGGCCTCGAAGGCCTTTTCGGTTTCGCTCGACCAAGCTTCGCCGTTGTAGTTCGACACCACAACGTCGTAGTCAGCGAACTTCGGTGCAAAACCGGACTTGTCTTCGCCTTTGCCCGGCGCAGTCGCGACGGTGACCTGGGCGAAGTCACCCGATTCCAAGGTGGCTTGGATCAGAGGCGTGGTCTCTTGCCACTTGTGATTGTTTTGGCCGTCGATCAGCAACACGTTCAGCGGTTTGGACTCCGCTGAATCTTGTGCGGTGGCAACCGCGGACGAGGCGAGCACCGCGAAGGCGGCGAGCAAGGTGCAAAGTCGAAATTTCATCGGCGTTGTATCTGTGGGGTGGGTGGGGCAAGGTGAAATTCGAAAACGTCCCTTTCGAGACGTGATTGAGCGGGGAATCAGTTTAGCAGATCGGCCGGGTAGGCTTGGCACGTTCTGTGACGCAAAATGGGAAACGTCTCGCGGTGGTTTGTGCTCAGCCACAATCGCCGCCGCTGTTCCTCCAACGATTTCAGGGTGCTCTTTTGTCCCGATTTTCTGGCCCACCCGCTCCGCGTGCCGCTTTCCCCGCCACCCGATTGCGCCGTGTCCGAGCGACGGATTGGTCGCGCCGCCTCGTCCGAGAAACCACTTTGTCGGTCGACGATTTGATCTGGCCGCTGTTCGTAATGGATGGCTCCGGCCAACAACCCGTCGGATCGCTGCCCGGCGTGAACCGGTTGGGAGAGGGCGAAATCGTCGCCGCGGCCCAGCGAGCCGTCGACCTGGGTATCCCCGCGATCGCGTTGTTTCCAGCCACGGATCCGAAATTGAAAACCGAGGACGCGGCCGAAGCGTTCCATCCCGACAACCTGGTGTGCCGGGTCACCCGCCAAATCAAAGACGCGGTTGGCGATTCGCTGGGCGTGATCCTCGACGTGGCACTGGACCCCTACAGCAGCCACGGCCAAGACGGGCTGGTTCGCGACGGGCAAGTCATCAACGATGAAACCGTCGACGTGCTGTGCAAGCAAGCGATCGTGCAAGCGGCGGCGGGATGCGACATCATCGCGCCGAGCGACATGATGGACGGACGCATTGGCGCAATCCGAACCGCCCTGGATCAGGCTGGTCACTCGAGCGTTCAGATCATGTCGTATGCGGCGAAATTCGCCAGCGCGTTCTACGGACCATTCCGGGACGCGGTGGGCTCGGCAGCCAACCTCGGGGCCGCCGACAAAAAGACCTACCAGCAATCGCCGTCGCAGTCCGACGAAGCGATTGCCGAAGTCGCTCTGGACCTGGCCGAGGGAGCCGACAGCGTGATGGTCAAACCCGGGATGCCATACCTGGACATTGTCGCTCGCGTCAAAGAAACCTTTGGCGTGCCAACGTTTGCCTATCAAGTCAGTGGCGAATACGCGATGCTGCGTGGAGCGGCCGACGCCGGCTGGCTGAACGGAGAGGCGGTGATCCTGGAAAGCCTGCTGTCCTTCAAACGAGCCGGCGCTGATGGGGTGCTGACCTACTTCGCAGCCGACGCAGCGGAACTGCTGCACCGCAGTTGATCTCGCTCAACAACGTTCTCGTAGGATGGTCTTCCAAGACCATCCTGGAAATTCCGCAAGTCCGCCTGCCCAGACCGCCCATGTCGAACGCGACGGTCTTGGAAGACCATCGTACGGGCGACAAACCGCTTCTCTCTTCATCCGATCTTTCACGAACGCATTCAACATGGCCGACTCGCTTTCATTCGCTTGGCACTGGGAAGACACCTTGATCGCTGGCAAAGAACGGCCGCTGGCGGTCGCCTCGGATCCCGATGCGATGTTGATC includes these proteins:
- a CDS encoding family 16 glycoside hydrolase, with the protein product MKFRLCTLLAAFAVLASSAVATAQDSAESKPLNVLLIDGQNNHKWQETTPLIQATLESGDFAQVTVATAPGKGEDKSGFAPKFADYDVVVSNYNGEAWSSETEKAFEAYVGDGGGFVTVHAADNSFPHWDAYNRMIGVGGWGGRNEKDGPYVRWKEDQKKFTRDMSKGGGGQHGKRVPFMMVVRDASHPITAGLPKSFLQVADELYGKLRGPAENMNVLATAYSNPATGGTGEHEPILMTIEFGKGRVFHTTLGHDVPAIKGLAFQTSLRRGTEWAATGNVTLPAVSAAKMGSDEAATGDPAQASEVEGDGKAATSNGNVNFDAAPDLKADGWKSLFDGKSLDGWNRKNGTAKYRVEDGAVVGTTSEGSPNSFLCSNENYGNFELTFEVNVDEGLNSGVQIRSQSREKGGRVYGPQVEIESAPGEAGYIYSEATGRGWITKEQPIKDAYKNNQFNRYLVRAQGNRIQVWIGDQKISDIQDPESSTNGFLGLQVHGIKAGTGPFEVRWRDIQIRELK
- the hemB gene encoding porphobilinogen synthase, which produces MRRVRATDWSRRLVRETTLSVDDLIWPLFVMDGSGQQPVGSLPGVNRLGEGEIVAAAQRAVDLGIPAIALFPATDPKLKTEDAAEAFHPDNLVCRVTRQIKDAVGDSLGVILDVALDPYSSHGQDGLVRDGQVINDETVDVLCKQAIVQAAAGCDIIAPSDMMDGRIGAIRTALDQAGHSSVQIMSYAAKFASAFYGPFRDAVGSAANLGAADKKTYQQSPSQSDEAIAEVALDLAEGADSVMVKPGMPYLDIVARVKETFGVPTFAYQVSGEYAMLRGAADAGWLNGEAVILESLLSFKRAGADGVLTYFAADAAELLHRS